The Streptomyces sp. NBC_00224 genome contains the following window.
GCCGGGGAGGGGGTGGGGTGCGCGCGACGGCTGTGATCGCCCCACCCCACCCCTTCCCGAAACCCTCCGGGGGAGTCTCCGTTCGTCTGCGGACCGTGCCGGGTTGCTCGCGCAGTTCCCCGCGCCCCTTAAATGCCGCTACGCGGCATCCCCTGGGCGCCCCGAAGGGGCGCATCCAGGGGCGCGGGGAACTGCGCGACCAGCCCCCACTCACCCGCAGACGAACCCCGGGCCCCTACGGCCGCAGCGTCGGCTCGCGCTCGACGGACTGGCGGTCCAGGACCGCGTCGTAACGCGCCAGGGGCTTGGCCTGGGTCGCGGTCGTCGCGGGCACGCCCGCCCAGCGCAGGATCGCCGACGTCGCCGTCGCCTTCTGCTCGGCCGCCAGGCCCGCCACCTTCGAGCCGTGGTTGCCGCCCGCGACCGTGAACACGTACGAGTCACGCGTCCCCGCTCCGAGGCGGAAGCGCTCCGCGCCCCACGGGTCGTTCTGGCCGTACACGTACAGCATCTGGTCGGCGTGGTGCCGGACCCAGGTGTCGACCTGCGGCATCGCCGCCGGGTGGAAGCGCATCGGGATGGAGCGCGGGACGAAGTGGCGCGGGGGCTGGTAGCCGTAGCGGCTCAGACCGCCGAGCCAGGGCTGCTCGATGGTGGGCGAGCCGAGCTGCGTACCCGCCTGGTAGTAGTACGGCGTGTACGGCTCCAGGCCCTGGTCCGTGTAGAACGAGAAGCCGGAGATCGTGTCGACCGAGTCCCAGATCGCCTGGTCGGTCGCGTGCGGCGCGTCCGCCGGGATGGTGCCGCAGTCCGACAGCAGGCTGTACTGCCAGAACCCCCACACGTAGTCGAGCACGACCGCCTCGTACGCCTTGTCGAGGGAGCCGGTCGTGGTGAAGGTGTAGCCGTTGGCCTTCGCGTACTCCGCGTACTTGGCCTCCAGCGGCTTGCGGCGCACCAGCGCCTCGCGCTGCACCGCCTCCAGCTTGTCGCGGCACTCCTTGGTGCCGACGTTCCGGAAGAAGCGGTCGTACGCCGAGTCCTCGTTGTTCACGACGTCGTTGGGGGCGACGTACGCCACCACGCCGTCCATGTCCTTGGGATAGAAGCGCTTGTAGTACGTCGCCGTCATCCCGCCCTTCGAGCCGCCGGTCGTCAGCCAGTTCTTGCTGTACACCGGCTTCAGGGCCTCGAAGATGCTGTGCTGGTCGCTGGCCGCCTGCCAGATGTCCAGCTTGTTCCAGTCCGCCGGGGCGGGCCGGGACGGGGTGAAGTAGCGGTACTCGACCGAGACCTGGTTGCCGTCCACGATCTGGGTCGGCTCGGAGCGGCTCGGGTTGGTCGACACGTTGTAGCCGCTGGTGTACATGACCGTCGGGCGGCCGGTGTCCTTGTGCAGCAGGGTGATCCGCTGCTGGAAGGTGCCCGCGGCGCGGTTGTGGTGGTCCACCTGCTGGGTGAAGTTGAGGACGAAGTACCGGTAGCCGGGGTACGGCTTCTCCTCGATGAGACTCACCCCGGGTATCGCCAGGATGCGGTCCTTTATGTCCGGCTCGGCGGCGGAGGCCGCCCCTGCCGTGGCTCCCGCCACACTCACCGTGCCTATGAGCACGACGAGTGAAAGAAGCCATCTGAGCGTCTTGCGCATGCACTCTCCCCTGGGGTCACGACGTGACGCGATCGTCGTGAACCTAGCGGGGCAACACCCGCACCACCAGACCCAATTGTCCCGCCGCGGTGTTATGGCAGCGTTGTCATCCTCTGCTCAAGGCCCGCTCAACACAGGATCCAGCCCGTGGAGCCGCCGCTGCCCGCCACCGAACCCGACGCCCGTACACAGCGGTTGATCGCGTGCACCGAGACCGGGCCCGCCTGCCGGGTGAACCGGCCGCTGTCCGAGACCGGGCCGCCGCCGCGCGCCTGGATGGTCACCGACATCTGCCGTCTGACGCCGGACGGCTTGGCGACCGCGATCGCGCACGCGTAGCCGTGCGTCTTGTAGACCCGCAGCTCGCCGGTGGCGAACTTGACCGTCTTGACCTGCCGCCCGCCGCACGCGGCCGCCGCGTCGGCGCTCCCCGCACCCGGCCCGAGCACGGTCAGGGCAGCCGTCGCCAGGAGCACGGCCAGACCCGGCCCGGCCCGCCCGCGCAGCCCCCGCGTTCCCCCACCGAACACGCTTACCCCCTTCCGTCACATGAGCGTATGTGAGTACGGACGCGCGGGGGCTACCCGCGGTTGCGCGGGGAGCGGGGCGGTCCCGTCAGGCGTTGCTGAGCAGCATCGCGAGGAAGGTCAGCTCCGCGAAGAGCTGGACGCACAGGCCCGCCGTCCGCAGCTCCTTGACGCGCCGGGCGCGGTCGGGCACGGCCAGTACGAGGACGAGGGCGAGACCGGCGACGGCGAGGGCCCAGCCGAGCGGACTGCCGCCGACCCCGTGG
Protein-coding sequences here:
- a CDS encoding S28 family serine protease — its product is MRKTLRWLLSLVVLIGTVSVAGATAGAASAAEPDIKDRILAIPGVSLIEEKPYPGYRYFVLNFTQQVDHHNRAAGTFQQRITLLHKDTGRPTVMYTSGYNVSTNPSRSEPTQIVDGNQVSVEYRYFTPSRPAPADWNKLDIWQAASDQHSIFEALKPVYSKNWLTTGGSKGGMTATYYKRFYPKDMDGVVAYVAPNDVVNNEDSAYDRFFRNVGTKECRDKLEAVQREALVRRKPLEAKYAEYAKANGYTFTTTGSLDKAYEAVVLDYVWGFWQYSLLSDCGTIPADAPHATDQAIWDSVDTISGFSFYTDQGLEPYTPYYYQAGTQLGSPTIEQPWLGGLSRYGYQPPRHFVPRSIPMRFHPAAMPQVDTWVRHHADQMLYVYGQNDPWGAERFRLGAGTRDSYVFTVAGGNHGSKVAGLAAEQKATATSAILRWAGVPATTATQAKPLARYDAVLDRQSVEREPTLRP